One genomic region from Lonchura striata isolate bLonStr1 chromosome 23, bLonStr1.mat, whole genome shotgun sequence encodes:
- the LOC110470450 gene encoding uncharacterized protein LOC110470450: protein MKVLLSLTLLLTWLGRCGGAAGVFTEPRLQARAGGSVLLQCLFLDPDSKGWTLHKVDWLHKAGAGTQEEMVFFYYSNHGVPAGRFRNRVQWRGNVSRWDGSILLQDLRLNDSGTFECELRLLETSRVFKSRTVLLVSPAAPRGAEDAAPLRDSGFWPAAVGCGCVAVVVAFLAGLCVRKRFAAVTALERMGKSSSKSKAEEAIYSSVPGDEVAKAEQEAKKKRRAEDTYITMHPSHCRDNGVYVELAKRSIPSEWMAEGTRGHGQSQEPPSRPEEALPQPPEQQK from the exons ATGAAGGTGCTGCTGAGCCTGACCCTGCTGCTGACATGGCTGG GGCGgtgcggcggggccgccggcgtgTTCACGGAGCCCCGGCTCCAAGCTAGGGCTGGGGGCTCCgtgctgctgcagtgcctcTTCCTGGACCCCGACAGCAAGGGATGGACCCTGCACAAAGTGGACTGGCTGCACAAGGCAGGAGCTGGCACGCAG GAGGAGATGGTGTTTTTCTACTACAGCAACCACGGCGTCCCCGCGGGCCGCTTCAGGAACCGGGTGCAGTGGCGGGGGAACGTGTCCCGCTGGGACGGCTCCATCCTGCTGCAGGACCTGCGCCTCAACGACAGCGGCACCTTCGAGTGCGAGCTGCGCCTGCTGGAGACCAGCCGCGTCTTCAAGAGCCGCACGGTGCTGCTCGTCAGCCCCGCGGCACCCAGAG GTGCCGAGGATGCCGCGCCCCTGAGGGACTCCGGCTTCTGGCCGGCCGCGGTGGGCTGCGGCTGCGTGGCCGTGGTGGTGGCGTTCCTGGCCGGGCTGTGCGTAAGGAAGAG GTTTGCAGCCGTCACAGCCCTGGAGAGGAtggggaagagcagcagcaagagcaaagcagag GAAGCAATTTACTCCTCAGTCCCTGGAGATGAGGTCGCCAAGGCTGAGCAGGAAGcaaagaagaagaggagagctGAGGACACCTACATAACCAtg caCCCGTCTCACTGCCGGGACAACGGCGTCTACGTGGAGCTGGCCAAGAGGTCCATCCCATCGGAATGGATggcagaggggacacgggggcacGGACAGAGCCAGGAGCCCCCCAGCAGGCCAG